In one window of Spartinivicinus marinus DNA:
- the gloB gene encoding hydroxyacylglutathione hydrolase, whose protein sequence is MIHVSPISAFNDNYIWLLSCSDTHTAWVVDPGDAAPVNQYLDQHQLTLTGILITHHHYDHVGGLKTLLKQHNPVTYGPANENIKGIQHSLAAGDVLDVLGAEFQVLEVGGHTRGHIAYYSDQLLAQPTLFCGDTLFAGGCGRLFEGTPKQMYQSLSQIAALPANTLIYCAHEYTSANLSFASAVEPTNSKLQERINQVKQLRSQSQPTVPSLLGDELATNPFLRCQQTAVQEAASQHAGKPLDSPVEVFAMIRQWKDQF, encoded by the coding sequence ATGATTCACGTCAGCCCCATTTCCGCTTTTAATGATAACTATATTTGGCTACTCAGCTGTTCAGATACACATACGGCTTGGGTGGTAGATCCAGGTGATGCAGCGCCTGTCAATCAATACCTAGACCAGCACCAACTTACCCTGACAGGCATTTTAATTACCCATCACCACTATGATCATGTGGGAGGTTTGAAGACATTATTAAAGCAACACAACCCTGTCACATATGGCCCAGCTAATGAAAACATTAAGGGAATTCAACACTCACTCGCAGCAGGTGACGTACTAGATGTGCTAGGCGCTGAATTTCAAGTCCTTGAAGTTGGCGGTCATACGCGAGGCCATATAGCCTATTATAGTGACCAATTACTGGCTCAGCCCACTCTCTTTTGTGGTGATACTTTGTTTGCAGGTGGGTGTGGCCGATTGTTCGAAGGCACACCTAAACAAATGTACCAATCGCTTAGTCAGATTGCGGCTCTTCCGGCTAACACTCTCATTTACTGTGCTCATGAATATACCAGTGCCAATCTTAGCTTTGCCAGTGCCGTTGAGCCCACCAACAGCAAACTACAAGAACGCATTAATCAGGTGAAACAACTACGCTCACAGTCTCAACCCACTGTACCGAGCTTACTGGGTGACGAGCTGGCAACCAATCCCTTTCTTCGCTGCCAGCAAACTGCTGTTCAAGAAGCAGCAAGCCAACATGCTGGTAAACCACTAGATAGCCCAGTTGAAGTATTTGCCATGATTCGTCAATGGAAAGACCAGTTCTAG
- a CDS encoding LysM peptidoglycan-binding domain-containing protein translates to MQLYQWLKHIKAPRAISQHQQLRRNSLPLAGKSIAIVSLLTLAGCQQLPSVSKLSIFSDDHNTNSSLHNSLTSPISTDSINKPVEAVSKELASKELAEDTSTDLWDRLRSGLALNLDQNQPRLAAEVKWLKKHPRYLLKLSNRAEPYLYFVLAEIEKRQLPTELALLPMIESAYDPFAYSHGRASGLWQFIPQTGKHFGLKQNWWYDGRRDIAASTNAALNYLELLYKRFNNWELALAAYNAGGGTVSKAIRQNKAQGKATDFWSLSLPKETRSYVPKLMALAKLVSAPATYGLELPPINDEKQLEKVAIGQQIDLAQAAKLADMDLDSLYQLNPAFNQWATDPNGPHYLLVPIAKAEQFKQKLAELPADARLQWHRYRVKSGDNLIKIAKRFNTQPSLIKRTNNLSGYFLRAGQTLLIAKPSRSLASYSLSAAQRKQIQQHRQRPGRTKKTHTVKMGDSFWSVAREHRVSMRKLAAWNNMAPGDYLKPGQTLVIWQPASKGNNGIVRKVRYRVRHGDSLYHIASKFNVKVKQIKEWNQIEKRHLKPGQLLTLFVDVTKAR, encoded by the coding sequence ATGCAGTTATATCAGTGGTTAAAGCACATTAAAGCGCCTCGGGCAATTTCCCAGCATCAGCAGCTGCGTCGAAACTCCCTCCCACTCGCAGGAAAGTCCATCGCTATTGTTAGCTTACTAACTCTTGCTGGTTGCCAGCAATTGCCCTCAGTGTCCAAGCTGAGTATATTCTCTGATGATCACAACACCAATAGCAGCCTACATAATAGTTTAACCTCCCCTATTTCTACCGACTCCATCAATAAGCCCGTTGAAGCCGTTTCAAAAGAGTTAGCTAGTAAAGAATTAGCTGAAGATACTTCAACTGATTTATGGGATAGGCTCCGCTCAGGACTAGCTTTAAATCTGGATCAAAATCAACCGCGCTTGGCAGCTGAGGTAAAGTGGCTAAAAAAGCATCCACGCTATCTTCTCAAACTGTCTAATCGAGCTGAGCCTTATCTCTACTTTGTGCTAGCAGAGATAGAAAAGCGCCAACTGCCTACCGAGTTAGCTTTACTCCCCATGATTGAAAGCGCCTATGACCCATTTGCTTACTCGCATGGCCGAGCTTCAGGGCTTTGGCAGTTTATTCCTCAAACTGGCAAACATTTTGGCCTAAAGCAAAATTGGTGGTATGACGGACGCCGTGATATCGCAGCCTCTACCAATGCTGCGCTTAATTATTTAGAGCTGCTTTATAAACGCTTTAATAACTGGGAGCTGGCATTAGCAGCCTATAATGCTGGTGGAGGCACCGTATCTAAAGCAATAAGACAGAATAAAGCTCAAGGCAAAGCAACAGATTTTTGGTCTCTGTCATTGCCCAAAGAAACCAGAAGCTACGTTCCCAAACTGATGGCACTAGCAAAGCTGGTATCAGCCCCTGCGACTTATGGTCTAGAGCTTCCTCCGATTAATGATGAAAAACAGCTAGAGAAAGTAGCCATTGGCCAGCAAATTGATCTAGCACAAGCGGCTAAACTAGCCGATATGGATTTAGATTCACTGTACCAGCTGAATCCTGCTTTTAATCAGTGGGCTACTGACCCTAATGGCCCCCATTATCTCTTGGTCCCTATTGCTAAAGCTGAACAATTTAAACAAAAACTCGCGGAATTACCTGCTGATGCCCGCCTCCAATGGCATCGCTATCGAGTCAAGTCAGGCGATAATCTAATCAAAATTGCTAAACGCTTTAATACCCAGCCAAGTCTAATTAAACGCACCAATAACTTATCGGGGTATTTTCTAAGAGCAGGACAAACCTTACTAATCGCTAAGCCCTCACGTTCATTGGCTAGTTACTCTCTGTCAGCCGCGCAGCGTAAACAAATACAACAACACCGGCAGCGACCAGGTCGAACCAAAAAAACGCATACGGTTAAAATGGGTGATAGCTTCTGGTCTGTCGCTAGGGAGCACCGCGTTTCGATGCGCAAACTGGCAGCCTGGAATAACATGGCACCAGGTGACTATTTAAAACCCGGCCAAACCTTGGTGATTTGGCAACCAGCCAGCAAAGGCAATAATGGTATCGTGAGAAAAGTACGCTACCGAGTTCGCCACGGGGATTCGTTGTACCACATCGCCAGTAAATTTAATGTCAAAGTAAAACAAATTAAAGAATGGAATCAAATTGAAAAACGTCACCTGAAGCCTGGTCAATTATTGACCCTGTTTGTGGATGTAACTAAAGCTCGTTAG
- a CDS encoding extracellular solute-binding protein yields MQFLLQKRHSLADTTLLWLTILLSLIAFSYCQSSYPKEQVTISHGLALHGNLKYPSNFKHFDYVNPAAPKAGEIKLMGHGNFDSLNYYTLKGISPMNTPGFFQYGINELNETLLMGTSETNRVGDEPQSAYGLLAETIEYPDDFRWIIFNLNPKARFHDNSSVTAADVVFSYNTLIKHGHPRYQAVYQDIKSATVIAPRKVKFTLDGTNRKSLALRVGELPVFSKKYWKGKDFKQASLTPPLNSGPYRITDVKAGHYLIFERVANYWGKDLPVNRGRYNFDKVKVEFYRDLTVAFEAFKAGRYDLYFESIAKNWTQGYDFQAVQSGSIIKATIPHQRPAGLQAFFFNTRRPFFQDVRVRQAISMAFDFEWINKQYFYSAYKRTNSYFANTDLASQPLPSKAEKQLLTQYPKLDKKVLTTPFTLSKTQGTGHNRKQQRQALTLLKKAGWQLQQGRLINPNNQQPLQFEALARNRGLLKVWEAFQKNLKRIGIQMSIRLVDSAEFKRRLDQFDFDMTSLAFTQSLTPNQSLRDLFHSQFADTEGTLNFSGIKNPIVDDLVEKVITAKTRPELRLYTQALDRVLLWQHYIIPNWYTDHYRVAYWNKFNKPTTQPPYYFGLESWWFKTDG; encoded by the coding sequence TTGCAATTTTTATTACAGAAAAGGCATTCATTAGCAGATACTACTTTGTTGTGGCTGACTATCTTATTGTCACTGATCGCTTTCTCATACTGTCAGTCAAGTTACCCAAAAGAGCAGGTAACCATCAGCCATGGTCTCGCATTACATGGAAATCTAAAGTATCCCTCTAATTTTAAACATTTCGACTATGTTAACCCAGCAGCCCCTAAAGCGGGTGAGATTAAACTGATGGGCCATGGCAATTTTGATTCCCTAAACTACTATACATTGAAAGGAATCAGTCCCATGAATACACCTGGTTTTTTTCAGTATGGTATCAATGAGCTAAACGAAACCTTATTGATGGGCACCTCTGAAACCAACCGTGTCGGAGACGAGCCTCAATCGGCCTATGGGCTACTAGCAGAAACTATCGAGTACCCAGACGACTTCCGTTGGATTATTTTTAACCTCAATCCAAAAGCCCGTTTTCATGACAACAGCTCAGTAACCGCAGCAGATGTGGTATTTTCCTATAATACCCTAATTAAGCATGGCCACCCTCGCTATCAAGCAGTTTATCAGGATATAAAGTCAGCAACTGTCATAGCCCCCCGCAAGGTAAAATTTACGTTAGACGGCACTAATCGTAAGAGCTTAGCCCTACGGGTAGGCGAACTACCGGTATTTTCTAAAAAATACTGGAAAGGTAAAGATTTTAAGCAAGCAAGCTTAACCCCCCCTTTAAATAGCGGGCCTTATCGGATCACTGACGTTAAAGCAGGTCATTACCTTATCTTTGAGCGAGTAGCTAATTACTGGGGAAAAGACTTACCAGTAAACCGTGGGCGTTACAATTTTGATAAAGTAAAAGTGGAGTTTTATCGAGATCTTACCGTGGCTTTCGAAGCATTTAAGGCAGGCCGTTATGACCTTTACTTTGAATCCATCGCAAAAAATTGGACACAAGGTTATGATTTTCAAGCCGTTCAGTCTGGCAGTATTATAAAAGCGACAATACCTCATCAGCGCCCTGCTGGTTTACAAGCTTTTTTCTTCAACACTCGTCGACCTTTCTTTCAAGACGTCCGGGTGCGTCAAGCCATCAGCATGGCATTTGATTTCGAGTGGATCAATAAACAATATTTTTATTCAGCTTATAAACGCACAAACAGTTATTTTGCAAACACAGATTTAGCCAGTCAACCTTTACCCTCTAAAGCTGAAAAGCAGTTATTAACACAATACCCTAAGCTTGATAAAAAAGTATTAACTACACCATTTACCCTCAGCAAAACTCAAGGCACCGGACATAACCGCAAACAACAAAGGCAAGCATTAACATTACTAAAGAAAGCAGGTTGGCAATTACAACAAGGCAGATTAATTAATCCCAACAATCAACAGCCCCTGCAATTTGAAGCGCTGGCTCGAAATCGTGGCTTATTAAAAGTATGGGAAGCATTTCAAAAAAACTTAAAGCGAATTGGTATACAAATGTCCATTCGGCTAGTTGATAGTGCCGAGTTCAAACGTCGCCTGGATCAATTTGATTTTGATATGACCAGTCTAGCCTTCACCCAATCACTCACGCCCAACCAGAGCCTTAGAGATTTATTTCACTCTCAGTTTGCTGACACAGAAGGTACATTGAATTTTTCTGGAATTAAAAATCCTATTGTTGATGACCTGGTTGAAAAAGTTATTACAGCTAAAACCCGGCCAGAACTCAGGCTCTATACTCAAGCACTTGACCGCGTTCTACTGTGGCAACACTATATTATTCCCAATTGGTATACCGATCATTATCGGGTAGCCTATTGGAATAAATTTAATAAACCAACTACCCAACCACCCTACTATTTTGGTTTAGAAAGCTGGTGGTTTAAAACAGATGGGTAA
- a CDS encoding extracellular solute-binding protein: protein MRFKNKNNIAFIFTIKFIWLLCFQQTALAAEVKNPVIHKTHAIAMHGQPKYPANFTHFDYANPDAPRGGVFKQATVSSSGFDSLNPFIVKGVPAAGMAYLGGGYIYDTLLVQSYDEAFTKYGLLAESMEWPDNRSWITFHLRKNAKFHDGHPITAEDVVFTFNLLTEKGHPLYKTYYHNVKTVTALNNHSVKFEFDTKTNRELILIVGQFPILPKHYWETHDFTKTTLEFPLGSGPYKISKVDPGRSIHYERVKDYWGQNVAVNKGQYNFDMLIFDYYREPSVAIEAIKAGKYDLRVENSAKSWATEYNIASVKKGHLIKASITDYTPAAMQSFIFNIRRDKFKDLKVREAIGYAYDFEWQNKTIFYNSYTRIDSYFAGSELAATGTPSKAELVLLDPFKKQLPSELFTKPFTLPKTDGSGNIRNNLRQALRLLKQAGWQIKNKQLVNNKGEPFNFEVLLTQANFERIVLPFQKNLKRMGIEMTIRKIDTQQYIERRNSFDFDMIVSGFPQSTSPGNEQRDYWHSSQANIKGSRNYIGIENPVVDQLISKIIQAPDRKTLIASTQALDRVLLWNHYVIPQYYLNQTRLVYWNKFGMPEQPPKYAVGLNTWWYDSAKAKKLTKQ, encoded by the coding sequence ATGAGGTTTAAAAATAAAAATAACATCGCCTTTATTTTTACCATTAAGTTTATCTGGCTACTTTGTTTCCAACAAACTGCTTTGGCAGCTGAAGTAAAAAATCCTGTCATTCATAAAACCCATGCCATTGCCATGCATGGCCAGCCTAAATACCCAGCAAATTTTACCCATTTTGATTATGCGAATCCTGACGCCCCCAGAGGTGGTGTATTTAAACAAGCTACTGTCAGCAGTAGCGGTTTCGATAGTTTAAACCCTTTTATTGTCAAAGGTGTACCAGCAGCAGGTATGGCCTATTTAGGTGGGGGGTATATTTATGACACATTATTAGTTCAAAGTTATGATGAAGCATTTACCAAGTATGGTTTACTTGCAGAATCAATGGAGTGGCCCGACAATCGCTCTTGGATCACTTTTCATTTAAGAAAAAATGCCAAGTTTCATGATGGCCACCCTATTACGGCTGAAGATGTGGTCTTCACTTTTAATTTATTAACCGAAAAAGGGCACCCGCTTTATAAAACCTATTATCATAATGTCAAAACAGTGACAGCCCTTAATAATCACTCTGTTAAATTTGAATTTGATACTAAAACGAATCGAGAGCTTATCCTAATCGTTGGCCAGTTTCCAATATTACCCAAGCATTATTGGGAAACGCATGATTTCACAAAAACCACCCTAGAATTTCCTTTAGGCAGTGGCCCCTATAAAATTTCAAAAGTAGACCCTGGTCGTTCTATTCACTATGAACGTGTAAAAGACTATTGGGGACAAAATGTAGCGGTAAATAAAGGCCAATACAATTTTGATATGCTCATTTTTGATTATTACCGAGAACCCTCCGTTGCTATTGAAGCGATAAAAGCTGGCAAATATGACTTACGAGTAGAAAATAGTGCTAAAAGCTGGGCTACCGAATACAACATTGCCTCTGTAAAAAAAGGTCACTTAATCAAAGCTAGCATTACTGATTATACCCCTGCTGCTATGCAGTCTTTTATTTTCAATATTCGCCGAGATAAGTTTAAAGACCTCAAAGTGCGTGAAGCCATTGGTTATGCCTATGACTTTGAGTGGCAAAATAAAACGATATTTTATAATAGCTATACACGCATTGATAGCTACTTTGCTGGCTCAGAGCTTGCTGCCACAGGAACACCCAGTAAGGCAGAACTAGTATTATTAGACCCTTTTAAAAAGCAATTACCAAGTGAGTTATTTACTAAACCATTCACCCTCCCCAAAACAGATGGCAGTGGTAATATACGTAACAATTTACGGCAGGCATTACGTTTGCTCAAGCAAGCCGGCTGGCAGATTAAAAATAAGCAATTAGTTAATAATAAAGGAGAGCCTTTTAACTTTGAAGTGTTACTAACCCAAGCCAACTTTGAACGGATTGTTTTGCCTTTTCAAAAAAACCTAAAGCGTATGGGTATAGAAATGACCATACGTAAAATTGACACTCAACAGTATATTGAACGCCGCAATAGCTTTGATTTTGATATGATAGTAAGCGGCTTTCCCCAGTCTACCTCCCCAGGCAACGAACAACGCGATTACTGGCATTCCAGTCAAGCGAATATCAAGGGAAGCCGCAACTATATCGGCATAGAGAATCCTGTAGTTGATCAGTTAATTAGTAAGATCATACAAGCACCAGACCGAAAAACACTTATTGCAAGCACTCAAGCCCTTGACAGGGTACTGTTGTGGAATCACTACGTAATTCCACAATACTATCTTAATCAGACTCGTTTAGTTTATTGGAATAAATTTGGCATGCCTGAGCAACCACCTAAATATGCTGTAGGGCTAAATACTTGGTGGTATGACTCCGCTAAAGCTAAAAAGCTCACTAAACAATAA
- a CDS encoding microcin C ABC transporter permease YejB — translation MFDYILRRLLLIIPTLLGIMVINFIIIQAAPGGPVEQMIARLQGLDTGIGGRLGTGSDSIASGQPASEYRGAQGLNPELIENIKKLYGFDKPAHERFFIMLKNYAQFDFGESFFHDKKVIDLIIDKLPVSISLGLWSTLLVYLISIPLGIKKAVKDGSHFDIWTSTVIIVGYAIPSFLFAILLIVFLAGGTYLDWFPLRGLTSDNFDEMSAQQQIVDYLWHITLPVISIVIGSFATLTMLTKNSFLDEIHKQYVITARAKGLAENKILYGHVFRNAMLIIIAQIPAALVGIFFTSSLLIEVIFSLDGLGLLGFEAAIQRDYPVVFGTLFIFTLIGLILKLIGDISYMLVDPRIDFESREG, via the coding sequence ATGTTTGACTATATTCTTCGTCGGCTGCTCCTCATAATCCCTACCCTACTAGGGATTATGGTAATTAATTTTATTATTATTCAAGCAGCCCCTGGTGGCCCAGTTGAACAAATGATCGCTAGATTGCAAGGCTTAGATACGGGTATCGGCGGCCGTTTGGGCACTGGATCAGATAGCATTGCCAGTGGCCAACCAGCCAGTGAATACAGAGGAGCACAAGGACTCAACCCCGAGCTGATTGAAAACATCAAAAAGCTCTATGGTTTTGATAAGCCTGCTCACGAACGTTTTTTTATTATGCTAAAAAACTATGCACAATTTGATTTTGGCGAAAGTTTTTTTCATGATAAAAAAGTAATTGATCTTATTATTGATAAGTTACCCGTTTCAATTTCATTAGGGTTATGGAGCACCCTGTTGGTTTATCTTATATCCATCCCACTAGGCATTAAAAAAGCAGTTAAAGATGGCTCACACTTTGATATCTGGACTAGTACCGTGATCATTGTAGGCTATGCAATCCCCAGCTTTTTATTTGCTATTCTACTTATCGTATTTTTAGCAGGTGGAACCTATTTAGATTGGTTTCCACTACGCGGCTTAACATCTGATAATTTTGATGAGATGAGTGCACAACAACAAATCGTAGATTACCTATGGCATATCACATTGCCTGTTATCTCTATTGTTATTGGTAGCTTTGCTACTTTAACCATGTTAACCAAAAACTCTTTTCTCGATGAAATTCATAAGCAGTACGTTATAACAGCAAGGGCAAAAGGACTAGCCGAAAATAAAATTCTTTATGGCCATGTGTTTCGTAATGCCATGTTAATTATTATTGCACAAATTCCTGCCGCATTAGTGGGAATTTTCTTTACCAGCTCACTCCTGATTGAAGTCATTTTTTCTCTAGATGGTTTAGGGTTATTGGGATTTGAAGCTGCCATACAACGGGATTATCCCGTGGTCTTTGGCACCCTGTTTATCTTTACCCTAATTGGTCTCATTCTCAAGCTGATTGGCGACATTAGTTACATGCTGGTAGACCCTAGAATTGACTTCGAGAGCCGTGAGGGTTAG
- a CDS encoding ABC transporter permease, which translates to MPLSPINQRRKEAFKANKRGYYSLWIFCILFIICLFAEWIANDKPVLLKYQDNYYFPVVVSYAETVFGGEFETETDYKDPYIQELIKKNGWILWPLIPYRYDTIVYELPQPAPSPPDSNHWLGSDDQARDVLSRIIYGFRISVLFALTLTVISSIIGIAVGALQGFYGGKIDLIGQRLIEIFQNLPVLFLLIILSSFVNPNFWWLLGIMLLFSWMQLVDLVRAEFLRARNFEYVRAARALGLANGLIIFRHILPNAMVATLTFMPFILTSGITALTSLDFLGFGLPVGSPSLGELVAQGKNNLHAPWLGLSAFITLALMLTLLVFIGEAARDAFDPRKIKL; encoded by the coding sequence ATGCCTTTAAGCCCAATTAATCAACGCCGCAAGGAAGCCTTTAAAGCAAATAAGCGAGGCTATTATTCATTATGGATATTTTGTATTTTGTTTATTATTTGCTTGTTTGCAGAATGGATTGCTAATGACAAACCTGTGTTATTAAAATACCAAGATAACTATTACTTCCCCGTTGTTGTAAGCTATGCCGAAACAGTTTTTGGTGGTGAGTTTGAAACTGAAACTGATTACAAAGACCCTTATATTCAAGAGTTAATTAAAAAAAATGGCTGGATACTATGGCCTCTCATCCCCTATCGTTATGACACTATTGTTTACGAGCTCCCTCAACCCGCACCTTCACCGCCTGACAGCAACCACTGGTTAGGCAGTGATGATCAGGCTCGAGACGTATTATCACGCATTATCTACGGGTTTCGTATTTCAGTATTGTTTGCCTTAACCCTGACTGTTATCAGTTCTATCATTGGCATTGCCGTTGGAGCCCTCCAAGGCTTCTATGGAGGCAAGATTGATTTGATTGGCCAACGATTAATTGAAATTTTTCAAAACTTACCTGTACTGTTTTTACTGATCATCTTATCTAGCTTTGTTAACCCTAATTTCTGGTGGTTACTGGGTATAATGCTGTTATTCAGCTGGATGCAACTAGTTGACTTAGTAAGGGCCGAATTTTTACGGGCAAGAAATTTCGAATATGTCAGGGCCGCCAGAGCGTTAGGTTTGGCCAACGGATTAATTATTTTTCGCCATATTTTACCCAACGCCATGGTGGCGACATTAACCTTCATGCCATTTATTTTAACATCAGGTATTACCGCCCTTACCTCACTAGACTTCTTAGGTTTTGGTTTACCTGTTGGCTCACCCTCTCTGGGTGAATTAGTCGCCCAAGGTAAAAACAACCTACATGCTCCCTGGTTAGGCCTATCTGCATTTATCACCCTAGCACTTATGTTAACGCTATTAGTTTTTATTGGGGAAGCAGCTCGTGACGCATTTGATCCAAGGAAAATAAAACTGTGA
- a CDS encoding ABC transporter ATP-binding protein, whose product MSESLLQVAELSVSFHQANQTFTAVNKVNFTINHSETLALVGESGSGKSVTAQSILQLLPPAPACQTSGKALWNGENLLVAPTETIRKVRGNDIAMIFQEPMTSLNPLHSIAKQIGEIIQLHQPGISKAEIKQQTLELLEQVEIHNAKQRLNAYPHELSGGQRQRVMIAMALANKPKLLIADEPTTALDVTVQLQILKLIEQLQVELEMAILLISHDLNLVQHVAHKVAVMKDGNIVESGPCDTLFKHPNHPYTQLLINAEPTGTPIPIDKEAKPILAAKQLKVWFPLTAGIFKRTFDFIKAVEPTDLIIKQGETLGVVGESGSGKSTLGFALLKLIPSEGDIHFNSQAISSLNQHEFRPLRRDIQIVFQDPFGSLNPRMSIGQIIGEGLSIHQSQLAVEDIDLEICQTLSEVGLDPSIRHRYPHEFSGGQRQRIAIARALILKPKLIILDEPTSALDRTVQTQIVSLLRNLQQKYQLSYLFISHDLAVVKAMSHRIMVMQKGQCIETGETHDIFHQPNHPYTKALIEAAFL is encoded by the coding sequence GTGAGTGAAAGTTTGTTACAGGTAGCAGAGTTATCCGTTAGTTTTCACCAGGCTAATCAAACATTTACGGCTGTAAATAAGGTTAACTTTACTATCAATCACAGTGAAACATTGGCGTTGGTTGGTGAAAGTGGCTCAGGTAAATCAGTAACCGCCCAGTCCATTCTTCAACTACTCCCCCCAGCACCAGCTTGCCAAACCAGTGGCAAAGCTCTTTGGAATGGTGAAAATTTACTCGTAGCACCGACCGAAACCATACGAAAAGTCAGAGGCAATGACATTGCCATGATTTTTCAAGAACCCATGACTTCACTTAATCCACTCCATTCGATTGCTAAACAAATAGGTGAAATTATTCAATTACACCAACCTGGAATCAGCAAAGCTGAGATTAAACAACAGACTCTTGAACTGCTAGAGCAAGTTGAAATTCATAATGCCAAACAACGCCTTAATGCTTACCCTCATGAATTATCGGGAGGGCAACGCCAACGGGTAATGATTGCAATGGCGTTGGCAAACAAACCAAAACTATTGATTGCTGACGAACCAACTACTGCACTAGATGTCACTGTTCAATTACAAATATTAAAGTTAATTGAACAACTACAAGTTGAATTAGAAATGGCTATTTTATTAATTAGCCACGACCTCAATCTCGTGCAACACGTCGCCCACAAAGTTGCTGTTATGAAAGACGGTAATATTGTTGAAAGTGGGCCCTGTGATACATTGTTTAAGCACCCTAATCACCCCTATACTCAGCTATTGATTAACGCGGAGCCTACAGGCACACCAATCCCTATTGATAAAGAAGCAAAACCCATTTTAGCCGCAAAACAGTTAAAGGTTTGGTTTCCCCTAACAGCAGGCATTTTTAAACGCACATTCGATTTTATAAAAGCCGTTGAGCCCACTGATTTGATTATTAAACAAGGGGAAACCTTAGGGGTAGTCGGTGAAAGTGGCTCTGGTAAGTCAACGCTAGGTTTTGCTTTATTAAAATTAATACCCAGTGAAGGCGATATTCATTTTAATAGTCAAGCCATCAGCTCATTGAATCAACATGAATTCCGCCCGCTACGTCGCGATATACAAATTGTTTTTCAGGATCCATTTGGTAGCCTAAATCCACGAATGTCCATTGGTCAAATAATCGGTGAGGGTCTTAGTATCCACCAAAGCCAGTTGGCTGTCGAAGATATTGACCTGGAAATTTGTCAAACACTCAGTGAAGTTGGTTTGGACCCCAGCATCCGGCATCGCTACCCTCATGAATTTTCAGGTGGTCAACGTCAACGGATAGCAATTGCTAGAGCTTTAATACTAAAACCCAAACTTATTATTTTAGATGAACCCACTTCTGCCTTAGACCGTACGGTACAAACCCAAATCGTTAGTTTATTACGCAACCTACAACAAAAATACCAGCTAAGCTACTTGTTTATCAGCCATGATTTAGCGGTGGTTAAAGCCATGAGCCACCGAATTATGGTGATGCAAAAAGGCCAATGTATCGAAACAGGTGAGACACACGATATATTTCATCAACCCAACCACCCCTATACAAAAGCGTTAATAGAAGCTGCTTTTTTGTAA
- the ybaK gene encoding Cys-tRNA(Pro) deacylase, giving the protein MTPAVMVAKKAKIDFFLHEYSHDPTAVSYGMEAAETLGLEADRVYKTLLVQLSGSKESLVVALVPVNSQLNTKAVANYFKAKKAVMAEPIIAERTTGYLVGGISPLGQKKVLPLLLDESAMACKSIFISGGKRGLEIELDPNDLLALTRGKIAAIKKSG; this is encoded by the coding sequence ATGACACCAGCTGTAATGGTAGCTAAGAAAGCTAAGATAGATTTTTTTCTTCATGAATATAGTCATGACCCAACAGCAGTATCTTATGGGATGGAAGCGGCAGAAACACTGGGCTTGGAGGCTGACAGAGTTTATAAAACACTGCTTGTACAACTCTCAGGGAGCAAGGAGTCGCTGGTAGTTGCGTTAGTGCCAGTCAATTCGCAATTAAATACTAAAGCAGTTGCCAATTACTTTAAGGCAAAAAAAGCCGTTATGGCTGAGCCTATTATCGCAGAGCGTACAACGGGTTACTTAGTAGGAGGGATTAGTCCGTTAGGCCAGAAAAAGGTATTGCCGTTGTTGTTGGATGAATCTGCAATGGCTTGTAAGTCAATTTTTATTAGTGGGGGCAAGCGAGGCTTAGAGATAGAACTCGACCCAAACGATTTGCTTGCACTCACCCGAGGCAAAATAGCAGCGATTAAAAAAAGCGGCTAA